The Tardibacter chloracetimidivorans region GGATCGAGTGCGTCCGGTCGCGGAATATCTGATGGCGAACGGCGTCGACGTCTGGTTCGACGAGTGGGAGATCGAGCCCGGCGACAGTCTTCGGCAGAAGATGGAGGAGGGCCTCGGCAGCATGACCCATTTCGTCGTGGTGCTGACCGAAACGTCGATCGCCAAGCCGTGGGTCGCAAAGGAGATCGACGTCGGCCTCGTCCAGCAGGTCGGCGGCAAGAGCCGGTTCGTGCCGCTCGTCGTCGACCTCGATCCCGCAAAGCTGTCGCCCTTCCTGCAGGCGATGCTGTTCCTCAAGATCGATCCAGCGAGCCAGGCGGATCTCAAGGGGCTGGTGGACCGCCTGCACGGCGTTAGCCGCAAGCCGGCGCTCGGCGCCGCGCCCCGCTATGTCCAGACGGCGCCGAGCGGGCTGGAGGGCTGGTCGCCGGCGGCGGTGGCGGTCGGCAAGCATGTCGTCGAGACCAGCGCGCATGCGCTGGCCGTCGACCCCGTGGTGACCCTCGAGGACCTCGCGGCCGCGCTCGACATCGCGGCGGATGATCTCAGGATCGCGCTGCTGGACCTGAAGGACGGCGGTTATCTGCGCGAGTTGAACGTGAGCGGGCACTATGCTCCGCAGCCGGCGCTGTTCGTGGACTTTGGCGAGGCGTTCATGCCGTTCAGCCCCAGCGAGGATGCGCGGACGCTGGCGAACCGGATGCTGACGGGCGAGGAGCGGGCCGCCGACACCAAGCGGCTTGCCGAGGCGCTCGGTTGGGAACCGCGCCGGATGAACAGCGCGATCTGCTATCTCGAGCGGGTCGGGGCGATCAAATCCCGGCATGCGCTGGCCTCGGCGCCCTGGCGGGCCGTGCAGCTTGTGCGCACCGACGAGACGTTGCGCTTCGCGCGCAATCATGGCTGAACCTGCGCTCCACCGTGCCGAGGCGGCGCCGATCAGCGAGATCGTCTCGCAGGTCGAGGCGCTGGCGCCGGCCCGCCGGCTCGCCGATCCGCAGCTCGTCGCCGCGGCCGCGCGGGCCTGGTCGACGAACACGATCCGCGCCTT contains the following coding sequences:
- a CDS encoding toll/interleukin-1 receptor domain-containing protein, with the protein product MIRFTHNGRPFDASRFAAEIEAKAIALGMQALEEKARGAAASIVDPETGHHAAVFVDRLSGNRVAIRTTGSPAFARLLEKRLGVDPGKVQVMNAADGAAHPKVYLAHASEDKDRVRPVAEYLMANGVDVWFDEWEIEPGDSLRQKMEEGLGSMTHFVVVLTETSIAKPWVAKEIDVGLVQQVGGKSRFVPLVVDLDPAKLSPFLQAMLFLKIDPASQADLKGLVDRLHGVSRKPALGAAPRYVQTAPSGLEGWSPAAVAVGKHVVETSAHALAVDPVVTLEDLAAALDIAADDLRIALLDLKDGGYLRELNVSGHYAPQPALFVDFGEAFMPFSPSEDARTLANRMLTGEERAADTKRLAEALGWEPRRMNSAICYLERVGAIKSRHALASAPWRAVQLVRTDETLRFARNHG